In the Octopus bimaculoides isolate UCB-OBI-ISO-001 chromosome 18, ASM119413v2, whole genome shotgun sequence genome, one interval contains:
- the LOC106870035 gene encoding gem-associated protein 6: MTTMVEESCHPIFTQDPAHWMQYIYKKVRVHTGPNQEHVGHVYTVDPVTSSFILVRFPPTAVSDTATSTVANETGTSSSSATTPNTTTASDTTAATEVKASDISANTTSPASTPKTSVEVCVIPGHAVVDVVVLQEDENNGGDSRSGDGPKDSDHEEIKARLDALFLNSKNSHLGFGDSGNIGIETNHLSEEALSEHKDKLKSWLLKNRLPVQEQKGQDDGKEKCLCVAGAVTILPPYGPGNCCSTNEIILSRIQNLIRNMPPTV, translated from the coding sequence ATGACCACCATGGTTGAGGAAAGCTGTCACCCGATTTTCACCCAAGACCCTGCTCACTGGATGCAGTACATCTACAAGAAGGTCCGTGTACACACCGGCCCCAACCAAGAGCATGTGGGTCACGTCTATACAGTCGACCCGGTCACTTCCAGCTTCATCCTTGTTCGCTTCCctcctacagctgtttccgatACCGCTACCTCCACGGTTGCTAATGAGACTGGAACTTCTAGTAGCTCTGCCACCACTCCAAACACAACCACTGCGAGTgacactactgctgctactgaagTTAAGGCTTCTGACATTTCTGCTAATACTACTAGTCCTGCATCTACCCCCAAGACCAGTGTAGAGGTCTGTGTTATTCCAGGACATGCTGTTGTCGATGTGGTTGTGTTGCAGGAAGATGAAAATAATGGTGGTGACAGTAGGAGTGGCGATGGCCCAAAAGATAGTGATCATGAAGAAATTAAGGCCAGGCTTGATGCTCTGTTCCTCAACAGCAAGAACAGTCACCTTGGTTTTGGCGACAGCGGCAACATCGGCATTGAAACCAACCATCTGAGTGAGGAAGCCCTCTCGGAACACAAGGACAAGCTGAAGTCATGGCTGCTGAAGAATCGCTTGCCTGTGCAAGAACAAAAGGGTCAGGATGACGGCAAAGAGAAGTGTCTGTGTGTGGCTGGCGCTGTGACCATTCTACCACCGTATGGCCCCGGCAACTGTTGTAGCACCAATGAGATAATCCTGTCGAGGATTCAGAATCTTATTAGAAACATGCCACCAACTGTCTGA
- the LOC106870036 gene encoding mediator of RNA polymerase II transcription subunit 9: MAKNVENDLSFLQIIYEIIRSIEKDSHDVHQKVTDLKNRLQRGREIVDKMPGIQHTREEQMKHIEVLRKQLITKCDLIKKYKNFHTFNLSR; this comes from the exons ATGGCGAAAAATGTCGAAAACGACCTGAGTTTCCttcaaataatttatgaaataattcGAAG TATTGAAAAAGACTCCCACGATGTGCACCAGAAAGTGACAGACTTGAAGAACCGGCTTCAACGGGGTCGCGAGATTGTGGACAAAATGCCGGGCATCCAGCACACACGGGAGGAGCAGATGAAACACATCGAGGTGCTTCGTAAACAGCTCATCACCAAATGCGACTtgataaagaaatacaagaacTTCCACACTTTCAACTTGTCTCGGTAA